TTATGTAATCTGGTTTAGCTATAGAAAAGCAACTTGCGTGCTGAACTTCTTATTTCAGTTTAAGTTGATTCTTCACCTGGCTAAAGCAAGATGTGTGTTTAAAGTTAAAGTGTGTTAAGCTTTGTGTACGTGGAAGAGTTGGAGTTCTCTTCTCTGTCAGACCTGTGGCAGCAGAGGGATGGCTTCTGGCGGAGGCCAGctccgtgtgtgtgtgcacagcaaGAAGGAGCGGTGGGGCAGAGTCTCACTGCGCTCACAAGAAGCTGTAAAACGTTTTGGTACAGTCTCAGTCTGCAGCCGCAGTAGCTgggaaaacaagaagaaactgGAAAAGGCTAAGGTAACGCAGATGTGTAAGCCTGAGCATTTGATGAACCATCCACAGTGCTGACAGTCAATCCAAAACACTAAAATGAAGTCAATGAGAATGTTTCCTCTGGATAAAGTGGGACACAGAAGTCCTCACAGCAGACCTGATGGGCCTTTTCAAAAGTTGGAGAAAAACCTCCTTGGGTTAGCCAGAGCAGCTATGCTAAACATTGGCACTGCTGGGCTCCTCCTGTTTCTGTGCCTTTTCTCAGTTTAAAGCCTGGAATAACTGGGAAAGGGCCCTCTCCCAGGAAACATTCCCACTGTCACCGGGTGATTGGTGCGTGATGCCGTGGTGCTGCGTGAGGCTGTGCCAtggtgggggtcctggggacacTGTGCGTCTCCTCACCCCTGGGGTGCCATCAGCCCCACCCTGGTGTACCTGCTTGCCCCAGCGAGACCTCCGCTCGGCCACAGGCTGGCCCAGGAGTACCAGTGCTGCCACTGGGTTACTCAGTGAGGACACTGGTTTGCCCACAGGTAGCACTTTGTAGCCCAGGGCTGGCACCAGGATGCTCAAGGGCTGTACCCCCCATCAAGGGCACCAGGCACTGGCCAGGGACAGGACCAAGCTGCCCAGCAAAGGCACTAGGTTACACAGAGTCTGCGTTGAGTTGCCCACGGGCGGCACTGGGTTGCCCACTGAGGGCACTGAgctcataggatcacagaatatctcaggttggaagggacccataaggatcattgagtccaactccctacTCCCTGCatcttgcaggactacctaaaactaaatggTATGACTGAAAGCATTGTCTGGCTGCTCAACAGCTGCCCAACAGCTGCACCGGGTTGCTCAGGGGCTGCACAAAGTTGCCTAGTGAGGGCAGTTGGTTGTCCAGGGCAGGAGCCAGGTAGCCGTGTGAGGGTATTTTACCTCCCAGAAGCGTCACCAGGTTGCCCATGGAGAGCACTGGGTTGCCCAAAGCCTGCATCAGGTTGTCATAGCGGCTGCAGGCAGTTGCTGGGTGAAGAACCCTGAGCACCCTGTGACCATGGCAAAGCTTCCCTGGTCCCATGTCACTGACGGGACTGGCACCAGCGATGCTGCAGGGGCTGGCAGTGCTGTCACAGAGCCCAACAGCACAACAGCGAGTAGCAGCCATGCCAGGCACCCTCAAAGCCCCGGAGCGCACCCTGCACCCAGGCAGTTAAGAGTGAGTATGTATTTTAACTGGGAGGGGAGGACTAAAAAAGCAGGTGTTTCTCCTAATCCCCTCCAGTATCTCTTATATCATCCAAATGTACCCATGCTAGGCGGTCAGGGGCTCCTGTCGTGTGTCTGTGTTCAGGGGTGGCAGAAAGAGTCACCCTGGGATGGCGTGTCCCGAGAGCGATGCAGGGGTATTTgtctccgctggaaacggagggAAATACTACCCCAAaggtttttcctccctttcttacaTGTGTCTCTGTCGGTATCTGAAAGGGAATAATTTATTTGCAGGGGTGGGAGCCAGGGAAGCTGTCTCCCGCTCTCTGAATGCCTTTTCTCAGGTATAAATAAGTGGCGCGGAGCTAGGGAAAGTGCAGTCGTTTATCCCTAGCAGGGACAAAAGGGCTGAAGCCGCCGGTTTGTGGGAACCGGCACACAGAGTGGTTTTTGTTGGACCTGAGCACAGACATTTCGTCCTCGGTTCTGCCAAACTGGCTCGGAGGGTCGTGTTTGCAAAAGTTCTTTTGCTAAATTTGAGAGTGTGAGTTTCCTGCTGCCTATCCAGAGCCTCTTCGGCCAGGCTGGGTCCTGGGGGGAGACGCGGTGCCCGCAGCTATGCTGCTGCTTTCAAGTCAGGTACCGGGACTGCCCACGCCAGCATGGCCAAAATTGGGCAAGGCTTGAAAATATAGTCCTCATAGTTCAACGATTTTCCAGCTGCAGGCTGTGCACTTTTCCCCTCTGACTCATCCCTATTTTTCTCTGATTTGCCCTAGCTAAAGGACCTGTTATTTTCCTGTATTTGCCTGTCATTTATTTAATAGCTGCATTTTGAGGCACTGTTCATCCGAATGCATCAAACTGTTACAGGCACCGGTGACACAAAAAGTCTCTGAGGTCACTTGTCCTCATGGTTAGCGGTTGGAAAATGTGCGGTTTAATGAATTGTGTTGTCGGCTCATCACCCGGTGCAAAGGGGCACAGCTCCAAGAGAGTCCACGGCTTGAACGTTTGGTGTTGAAGAGGGTTACCACCAGTGTACGGTAACAGCAGCTCACAGGCAGAGCCTGCCCGTCTCTGGGTCCCGTCTCCCATCCATTGCCTTTTCAGCTTTCCAGTAGGAAAGTGAGTCCTTGGCCCTGCCCTTGTGCAGAAAGAGGCATTCTTTGTTGCAGAGGTGACTAAAATGAAAGAAGCTTTCTTTCCCAAGggttttattactttaaaaataggCCAGTCTCTCTCAGCTCGCCTACACATGCAGAGTGATCGAGGTAGCCCAGGAGGAGCAATTAAAGCTCTAGTCATGTGATTGCTTCTGTGGATGCTTTGTTCTAGAATAAAAGTGAGTTTATTTCATGCAAACATCCCATTTTTAAAGGAATACAGTTGATTTGATGCTGTAACAAATAGGATTTAGCACATGCTTCCTGTCAAACCCCCCTCCTGTCCAGGAATCTTGTAGCACACCAGTGTCCTTTCACCGGGGCTCCAGCCAGGCTGGGAACAGTGGGGACAGGATGGTGTTAGGGGAAGGGTGCGTCTCTGCAACACAGCAACTGGCTACGACAGCCACGGGGACCGATTTCTGCCAGTGGGTGACACTTGTAACCTTACAAGAGCTTCACACCGAGCGCAACATGCCCTCCTGAGTGTTTGTCCTCAGATTAGGTGTGTTAGGTGTGTTTGGTGGCCCTCTGCGttgtatttctgaaaacaatTGACTGATAGCTTCAATTTGACAAGAGCAATAGCACCCACAGTATGCAGCTACTGGTAGAGAGACCTTCCTGTGTGGCCATTCCTCCCAGGGTCGCTGGAAGGCTGGCATTTACAAACCACTCTGAAAAGACTTTGTGGGATATCTTCCTTCCAAGCACATTTACTCTACGTCAGGTGAGCCGTATGCACTTTTCTTCCCCTGTAAGTTAAGAGATGGCTGATCTTTTCAGGTTGAAATAGAtgagttttttttcaaattttgatATATTCTTGCAAGGCTCAGCTCACCCGCAGACGAGCATTTAATGCGAGTGAAGATAGAGGTGATGGGGATGGAGTCCCTCACCCACATTTCACTCTGGGGTGGTAGCACCTGTGTGTCCAAAGCTATTGGGGCTGGTAATGGAACTTATAAAGAGAAAATCACATCTGGAATACTATACCATCAGCAGACACAGTGGCCAAAAGAAACAAATGAACAGCAGAGAATCAGCAACTACAGCTTCACCAGATTGACAGATTGAAGGAAAACGAAGGCATAATGCCTGTCATTCTTCTCAGAAGCCATGATTTGCTTCTGTCCGCATTTCAAGACCTGATGCTAGATGCTAACAACAAAGACAAATCCCTATATGAACAAGTGCTTGGGATGCTATCAGAAGGGATTTGCTTTCAAGAATTTTAGGCCTGTACGGGCAATGTGTGGGTGCTGTGTGCAttgctgtttgtgttgtaggTTGCATGTGTTGCTCTAAGAAGTAATGTAAGTGCAGGAGCTCACTGAGTGAGGTTGTCATCTTTTGTCTCCTTTGCGTAGGACGTGTACCTAAGCGGCGTTTGAGAATGGAGTTTGTTGGCTCTCCCTTAACGGCAAAATATGCCCATCCAAGATCAAAACCTACCAACTTTCTGCCTCCCATCAGCACCATGGCTTCAAGCTATAAGAACCGTTTTCCTCACTTACCCCTTGCTTCAGAGCTTCAGCCTTCCCTGGATGCCCAGCACCTACTACAAAACAGCTGCCATCAGCCCAACTTTGGCTTCCTTTTCCAAAAGCTCCCAGGGGTTAACGCCCAGCAAGATGCTTCCTTGCGTTTCCAACAGAACAACCCTCTTCACCCGGTACACCCCTGATGACTGGTACAGGTCCAACCTGACCAACTACAAAGAGTCGGAGACTTCCCGGCACAATGCGGAGCGTCTGAGAGATGATACTGCTGCCTGATCCAGGAGAAGTATCAACAGACAAAGAAAACCCAAGTAGAAAGCACCAAAAACCCCGGACAATGTGTCAATGATACTGAATTTTGGAAATTGGAACTCTGCCATGAGCTGGAAAAGATGACTGGGGAGACCAGCGCACTCACGGACATGAAGAAACGACTGGAGAGAGCCTTGGCCGAGACAGAGGCCCCTCTCCAGGTAAGCATCGTGTCCGGTGCGCTGCAAGCTGTAGCCTACTGCTGAAACATCTGCAGCCATTCAAATGTCTAATTAAGTTTTATTGCATCTCTGTAACGTCTAGAAAGTTTTTATTAAGAGACCATTAGTTAAGTTAGTAATAAACAAATCCCTTTCCATCTGCTGCATCCCCTGTCCACACATGCTGAGCACATCAGAACAGCATTTGCTTAACCAAATATTTTTATAAGTGGTATATCCAAAATCCTGGTTTGGGAGACAAAAGCCCATGTCCTACCATGAGGTTCTGGCAAGGTCAGCATCAAggatgacacagaatcacagaacggcgggggttggaagggacatttgggGATCATCTggtacaacccccctgccgaagcagggtcactacagcaggctgcaaaggacctagtctaggagggccttgaatatctccagagaaggagactccacaacctccctggacagcctgtgccagggctccgtcaccctaagactgaagaagttcttcctcatgtttagctggaacttcctctgcttcagtttgtgcccgttgccccttgtcctgtcgctgggcaccactgaaaagagtctggccccatcctcctgacacccacccttcagatatttagaggcatttctaaggtcccctctcagccttctcttctccaggctgaacaagcccagctccctcagcctttcctcgtaggagagatgctccagtcccctcctcatcctcgtagccctccgttggactctctccagtagctcttcatctctcttgaagtggggagcccagaactggacacagcactgcagatggggcctccctagggcagagtagagggggaggagaacctccctcgacctgctggccacaatcctcctaatgcaccccaggattccattggccagGGATACGTGTGCTCCCTCATGTTGATGTAATGCTGCTGTTGCCTCTCGGCTGCTCGTTGTCAGCTAAACCAGCTGACCtgggtgcttttttcccctgttgtgcCCACCTATAATTTCTTCTCTTATATTTCTTGAGATGGGGACCTCTTCTATAGGGAAGCCTGTCCCTGCAGGCAGCTGAGATGGCATGTCCCCAACAGGTCGCTCAGAAGCGCTTGTTTCACCGGGAGAAGAGGATGGGCATTGACTTAGTCCATGACGATGTGGAGAAACAGCTCTTCAAGGTAAGTTTGGCAACTCAGATCATGTGTTAAAGCTATTTTTACCTGAACTGCCCTAAACTGGTTTTGCAGCCCTGTTCCCTAACCGGCTCCTGAGCGCTGGTGAGGTGCGAAACTCCTCAGTGCCCCCAAAACCTGCTGGGCCAGGGGACAGTGTTGGGAGGACCTGCTCTTGCAGAGGAAGGAATAGCTGAAACCCAGCAGTGTGTTTGTGTAGGGCATCGGGGCCTTCTGTCCATCTTCAAGGAGTTTGTGACACGTTCCTGCCTTTCATAGCCCTGTCGGAACAGGATCTGTATGTATCTGTATCACatacatatatctatatacatatcACGTGCAGGTATGGAGAAGGCAGCATGTGCCTGACAGCTTGTCTGGTTCTCCCAACTATATTAgttggtctaataaaagatattacatCTACCCCCAGCTTTGCTTTGCTCAGAGCAGCATGACCGCAGTAGGACTGCCGCTGCGTCTGCTTAGTCAATGTATTTTATAGAAATCATAAAAACGTGCACTCCTGCCTGTCTTTATATAGTCTGCTTTAAATtatgaataaaaagcaaacatGATGAGAGCTGGCACAGAAGACGGGATCTGAAGGCAGGGTACAGGGAAATACAGTCACTGCCAAAGCCTCGTGactcatagaatgatttgggttggaagggaccttaaagatcatctggttccaacccccctgccatgagcagggacatcttccaccaccccaggttgctcagagctccatccaacctggccttgaacactgccagggaggcagcagccacagcttctcgggGCAACCTggcccagtgtttcaccaccctcatggggaagaatttcttcctaatatctaatctaaatctgccctcttttagtttacagccgttcctccttgtcctatcactacacacccttgtgaaaagcccctctccatccttcctgtcggccccttcaggcactggcagctgctctaaggtcaccctggagccttctcttctccaggctgaacagccccagctccctcagcctgtcctcgtaggagaggtgctccagccctcggatcatctccgtggcctcctctggacctgctccaacacatccatgtgccttcttatgttgggggctccagagctggacccaggactccaggtggggtctcaggagactggagtaaaggggcagaatcccctccctcgccctgctggccatgttgctcttgatgcagcccaggatacggttggctttctgggctgccagcgcacattgccagctcatgttgagctgcttgtccaccagtacccccaagtccttctgcacTTCTGAAACTGGGAAGGAAATTGCAGCCCCCAGGACTGTGAAGCCACTGCTCCgttagaagatttttttcttatgagTCAGGTCCTAAAAAATTAAAAGGTTAGTATAAAGACCATGAGattttaggaaaataatcagAGCTGGTACCTTCATAGCAGCATTTTGGATTTTAAGTGCTTGGGATACATTTAGGCCGTGCTTTTCAGCTGGCTCCTGCAGATAGGAGGGCTTAAAAGTGCCTGGTGTTGGAGCACCAATCACCCGCCTCCAGCAGCTGAGACTTCACAGACGCGATAGGTTTGTGCTGAAGTCAAACGTGCCCTGCTCCGGTGGAGCTGAATGTTTCTCAGAAATGACTGGGGATTTACACCAAAGTCAAGTCCATCTCCTCTTGTCCCACATGTATGGGGTTTCTCCTGGGGAGGAAAACATTTGAGGACCAAAAAGGGCAGATGCTGATTTGGGGGTGTGTCCCGGgctcggccaggacagggttaattctcaccgggagccagcagggggcacagctgggcgggcggACCCACCCTGGCCAATCAGagcagggtgttccataccaCGTGCCGCCATGCCGGGTTGTGATTGgcgggagcagggcggcgggaaggctGAGGCGGCTGGGGAGCGCGAGGCGGCGGCAGCTGCGCTGTGGGCTCTGCCATTGGCGTCGTTCCTCCCCTGATCGGTGTCGTTGCTGTTCCTGCTCCCTCTGTTCGCTGCTGTCAGACCGCCCTTCTCCCACCCACCCGTTTCTGCCTGGTTctccccattctcctccgcaccccggcagggggaggggcggccgcacggcccttttgttgccggccgcagccagaCCGTAGCAGGGTGGGAGTGTGCAGCGCTGCTGGCCCAGGGAACCACGATGCCTGCTCATACCAGCTCAGGATCTGTCCCCGTCCATGCAGTGGAACAAACCAGCCTTTGACACTGACGTCAAGATGAAAGAATATTTGTCAGCCCACCCTGAAGGCGAATTCAGAGGCCATGGCTGCGGCCACCACCCTCCTGTCCCCTCCCGGTCACGGTGCGCAGGCTCAGCGACTgcgctggggttggggggcactTTCTCCGCTCCCTGCCTGTTTGCTTTGGGCGGAACGACAAGCAGATGAGTTCTTGGTGTGTGCAAGGTTGGAGAGGTGCGGGGGGATGAGTGTGACCAGGGTGACCGAGCATGGACGCTGATGGGGCCGTGCTTTGCCTTTGCCCAGGAAATTGATGTCATcaggtcctgccaggagaggACGCAGCGGTACCTCGACGAGGCAAAGGCCCAGCTCACATAAGGAGAGCTCCTCGTCTCACACTGCAGGGCCAATGTGCAGTGGCAGCTGCAAAGTGAACCCCCATCAGACCCCTACCTCTACCCTGAGTAAAACCCCTGCACGCTCCACGAGAAGCGGGCAGTGATGCTCgtgggagcaggcagctgcccagctgGGAGCCGCGGGGaagcgggatggggaggaaacCGTTCCATCCGTATGTCCCCGGTGACGGCCACTGTTTGTCTGTTGAAGTTCCAACAGGGCAGCCCAGCACGAgttggagagggacctggtcaaCAAGCAGGCGGCCCACCACATCGACAACAAGTGCCACCAGCTGAGGAACACCTCGGGCGGCATCAGCTACTACTGAGGGGTGGAGTGGGTTGATGCCACGTGAGTGCACGCCGGGCAGCATGTGAGCGCTGAGCCGTCCTCAGGATGCACGGTGCCTCtccgtggcaggagaggcagGAGTTGTCCCCAGCCCGCTGTAAAGGCGTGTGTCTCTCCACGGCATGTCCATCCCGCCTGGAGACACCCACCTCAGAGTGGCCACTTCCCTCCGCTTGCCATAAAGGGAGACCAACCCTCTGCTTTCAGCTGGATGAAGAACATCCAGTAGGCAAAAGCGAGTCCCATCTAGTTAAACATTATATCCGGGTTCAGAGATCAGCCTGAAAATGAATTCAGTCCAGCACCTCTGCACAGCTCATTAAGTTTATGCATATTTTCAAAGATGTGTCAGTGCTTGCCTGAGTGCTCTTCATTGACGTGAAGTCTGGGGGCTTCACCCCTGCCTCGAGAGGGCCTGGCAGGGAGCCGAAATGACACAGAAGATAAAGCAATAGAGAGCATGGTCCCGGGACAGAGTTCAGCTGCTTTTGGGTGCCAGGAATTCGGCTTTGGCTCCACAGTAAATGAATGGTGACCGACACGAGCACTCGCAGAGATACGCCCTAAGTGGCAAAGGGCTGAGGGAATAAATCTgctgctcacacagacacatgcagTTTATGGGGGAGCATAGATTGGTTCAAGTTTTCTAGTGTTTGAATAATTATTCACAGCAGGGCTCAGGCATATTTAGACAGGAAAATGAATTGCAAAGGATCGCTGCTAAAATTCAGAGGGTGGTAAAATGTGCCGAGGATCAGCATGTTTTAAATGGAGCTTATCTGGTATTGAAGTCTTTTGTTGACCTTGTTCTGGACTGCTGCAGAGACCTGAACTTCGTCCTGAATGCACAGACAGGGAATCAAATTCTATCTAGTGCTCGTTCAGTTGAATAGGAAACTGAGATAAGTTACGAGCAAAATTAATTGACTGCAACCTGCACGTTGTCCTGAGGCTGTGAATCACTTGGCACTTAAATGCCTCGAACGTGTAAATACAAGGTCTGACTGAaatctctgtttttctgggggaaTCTTTTGTTTATCTGAGCTTTCATAAGTATCACAGTGGTCTTCATGAACGTGTCCTCGTTTGATAAGCGTTGCTGAGCAAATGGTGTCCAGATGTTTCACTTCCGTGTGGTCCAATTAAAAGCATAGATTTAACCTGTATTTAATCCCCGCTGATCGCTGGCGGGGTCTATGCCTGCCCATGTCCAGCCTCAGCAGAACGGCCTTACCGGGGGCCTCTCCTTTCTCCGCCGCAGGATCTCGGTGCCGGCATCGTGGGCCAGGCTCACAGACAACAACATCCTCCTGTCCCAGAGTGAGCGGGCGGCCTCGGCCAAGCTGCGGGCAACATCAAAAACCTGCTGGTGGTGACGGCCAACGAGATGTGGCACCAGTTCAACGCAGTGAACATTGCCTTCACCAACCGCATCGCCGAGACCGCCGACGCCAAGAGCAAGGTTCAGACCCACCTGGCCAAGGTAGCCTGAACCCCTCCCTTTCAGTGTGACACTGTCGCTTCCCAGGGACACCACCCTCCACGCAGAGGGACCGTCCCTGCAAGAAGTTGGTTATAGTGTCGTTTTCTGTTTGAAACTCAGAGTACTGGGGACTTTCTTCTGGAGCAGGATGAGCTGGCACTGTAACTTCATCTCCAGGGACACCGCATTTTGCTAGTGCATCCTGGCTGGCAGCCTGGCAGCACAGAGATTCCCAGCACAAAACACAAATGCTGGTTGTATCTCCTGGTAGTTACTCCAGAAATGCTGGCTGCCCTGCAGAAAGTCTCTGCTGGGCCTCTGCTGGGGTGCCTGCAGGCTCGCTTCTCCTCTGAGGACGTGCTGTCAGCCTCAGCGCTCTGTGTTTGCTGCACGGTTGTCCATGTGTTTCCCGCATTGCTCTGCCAAGCAGAGGAAGTGGAGATCAGTGCTGGGCACCTCGCTCGGACCAGGGTATCCCATGGGAAGCTTCCTGAAAAGTGCTTGACTCAGTATTGATTAACCGAGGAGAGACTGGGCTCGCAGTGCTGGATGATCAGCTCCTGCAAGCAGTAATTTTGGGAGGCTAGTAATTTAATATATCTATTACTGCTCCAAAACCACCTCTAATGTGACAACAACAGCAAAGCAAGGTTTTTCCCTGAAGAGAAATCTCTGCTGGATCTATGCCTTGATGCGTGGCAGAGTGACAGTGGTCTGAGCCCTGGGTCTGCTTATTGAACTTGTGCTTTCCTGCAGGCAGACAGGAGAAAAGGGAAATGATGTGGTCACTTGAGAATATACTTTTTTAATCTGTGCATTTCTTTTTCACTCCAGACACTGCAGGAAATCTTCCAGATTGAGATGAACATAGAAGCCATCCGAAAAGCCATTAGGGACAAAGGGCCTGTGTTAAAAGTGGCGCAGACCTGGCTGGATGAGCGCACACGGAGAGCAAACGTGGAGCTGTGCCGGGACACTGCCCAGCTCCGGTAAGGCAGGAGCGCAGGGCTGGCAGTGTCCTTCAGGAGTCACTGGTGGTAGCACTCAAGAGAGTCACTGGATGACaaaattaataatttcatttcttcTAAACAGTCCTTCCATAAGTGCACTGATAGAATCTAAAGCAATGAGCAGGTATCCCAGCCTTTGGGTGCTGGGAGAGCTCTGTACCCACGAAGGAGGCTGCACACCATGGCTGGGCACAGCCTGATGCCACCCCATGAGGGGCTGCATTTTTCCCACTTGGGTAAACCTCGtcttctctcctgcctgcttcACCGTGGTCGGATGCGCTCACTTTTGAAGGATAAGCCCTTTACTCTCCAACAGGCTCGCGCTGAGAGCACTTAACTCCTTCCTTTGGTGTAGCTGCAAGAAGGGGTGCACCATCGGGAGAAGGAGTAAAGGCTGTCCTCCCCGCCGCTTGGGATGCTGGAAATCCTTTCAAGGACACAGTGAGCTCTTTGGGATTGTAGCCTGAGGGGCCGTGGAGGAGCAGGCTGCCCCTGGCAGCACCCCTGGGAGGCACCCTGAACCTCACACCTCCTCCTGGGAGCCCTCTGGGCACGACTCTACGCGAAGCCTTTTGAAAGCAATTTCAACCCAGCCCCAGAGCCTGTTCAGCATCTCGCAGGCTGTTGTTTTTTCCATCATCTGCTTGTTTCACATTCACTTTCAGCCTCTCCCGGCTGCCCCGTTTTGCTGTGTCTGCATCTGTGGGTGCGGGGAGGATCCCTGCGCAGTGAAAGCCAGGAGGGTGAACTGACAAACCCGCAAAACCAAACAGGAACAGGAAGCCACAGCTGCTCATCCCTCCTCTCGGTGGCACGAGCTGCGCCGGGAGACGCGTCCGCCAGAAACAGGGATCTGAGTTTGTCCGAGCACGCTGAAGGCGGAAACCCTGTGCCCAAGATGCCCGTCAGCAGCACTGTGCTAGAAACCACCTCTGTGATGGTGGGACCGTTAACAGGGCTCTCTTGCTGTTTTCCAGCCTCGTCAACGAGGTCCATGAAATCGAGGAGACGATCCAGAGCCTT
Above is a window of Opisthocomus hoazin isolate bOpiHoa1 chromosome 21, bOpiHoa1.hap1, whole genome shotgun sequence DNA encoding:
- the TEKT3 gene encoding LOW QUALITY PROTEIN: tektin-3 (The sequence of the model RefSeq protein was modified relative to this genomic sequence to represent the inferred CDS: inserted 2 bases in 2 codons; deleted 1 base in 1 codon; substituted 2 bases at 2 genomic stop codons) — encoded protein: MEFVGSPLTAKYAHPRSKPTNFLPPISTMASSYKNRFPHYPLLQSFSLPWMPSTYYKTAAISPTLASFSKSSQGLTPSKMLPCVSNRTTLFTRYTPDDWYRSNLTNYKESETSRHNAERLRDDTAXLIQEKYQQTKKTQVESTKNPGQCVNDTEFWKLELCHELEKMTGETSALTDMKKRLERALAETEAPLQVAQKRLFHREKRMGIDLVHDDVEKQLFKEIDVIRSCQERTQRYLDEAKAQLTXGDSNRAAQHELERDLVNKQAAHHIDNKCHQLRNTSGGISYYXGVEWVDATISVPASWARLTDNNILLSQSERAASAKLRXNIKNLLVVTANEMWHQFNAVNIAFTNRIAETADAKSKVQTHLAKTLQEIFQIEMNIEAIRKAIRDKGPVLKVAQTWLDERTRRANVELCRDTAQLRLVNEVHEIEETIQSLQQRLRDTKDALQMLVHAKSVLERDLAIKANLLFIDQEKCMGMRKTFPSTVRLVGYVWPGLSRAHGVCCRSMLVGTPKHFEYKEMNRPPCLPWYLLSRCTSDLFYQVFEFSEGEVFNQSEVQCESHFADYLLRLTCCLDTLVLFTSAELSTFVSWRLKPGFLYSVCNLEPESVGDSSHDF